ACTAAAGTCGGTTTGCCGGGATTCGGGGAGTAGCCCTGCCTGCCGATCACACAGAGCCGCAGCTCTTGCTTATTTTGCCGCATTCGATGCGAGCGCCAGACCGTTCAACTGGCTGCAAGATACCCAAGGCCGATGGAGCGGACGCAGGCATTTGGGCGTATGGGGTTACTCTTGCACGACTATCAGACCACAGTGAAATCGCGCGCGACGCTGACTGGCATCGGCGTCCATAGCGGCAAGACCGTCACCGTTCATTTCCTGCCGGCCGACGCCGATACGGGTATTGTCTTCCATCTTTCGAACGGCGGCGAAACCCGTGAGCTCCGCGCCCTGGTTGCGGAAGTCGGGGCCACCGATCTTTGCACCATGCTTGGCGATCCGGCCGGCGCACATATCGGCACCGTCGAGCATCTGATGGCGACGGTGTTCGGCCTCGGCATCGACAATCTCATCATCGAGATCGACGGCTCGGAAGTTCCGATACTCGACGGCAGCGCCATGGCGTTCGTCGAAGCCTTCGACCAGGCGGGTATCGAGACGCTGGCAGTGAAGCGCCGCTATATCCGCGTCGTCAAGCCGGTGCGCGTGGAAGCCGGCGCGTCCTGGGCGGAATTCCGCCCCTATGACGGCACGCGGTTCGAGGTCGAGATCGATTTCGAAAGCCCGGCCATCGGCCGCCAGCAATTCGCCTCCGATATCAACCCCGACATCTTCCGCCGCGACATCGCGCGTGCCCGCACCTTCGGCTTCATGAAGGATGTCGAGAGGCTTTGGGCCGCCGGCTACGCGCTCGGCTCGTCGCTCGAAAACTCGCTGGTTATCGGCGACGACAACCGCGTCATCAATGTCGGCGGGTTGCGCTATCCCAATGAGTTCGCCCGCCACAAGACGCTCGATGCCATGGGCGATCTGGCGCTGGCCGGCGCGCGCTTCATCGGCTGTTTCCGCTCCTATCGCGGCGGCCACCGGATGAACGCGTCCGCGTTGCGCCGGCTGCTTTCCGACCACACGGCCTTCGAGATCGTCGAGACCCGGCGCCGCGAGCGCGGCCGCGTCGCCGAGATGATTGCCGTCAGCCGGCCGGTCTACGCACCCTGGGTGATCTGATTTTTAACCGTTTTCTGGCGTTGTAGTCAGGTTGTGTTGCGCGATTGCATCACGAATCGCTGAAATTGCACAACCTCGGTCGCTGAGCCAGGCCGCCACAAAAATGTGCGATTGGCCGGACATAGCGTTGCCGGGCAAGGGGATAATGGTTTATGGCTTCGGCCCGGACCGAAACGACGCCGAAGGGGCGGAATCCAAACATGTTTTTTTCGCGAGTTGGTCAATCGGTAACGCCGCGTCGGCGTGTTTTGCTGGCGCTGTCGGTGGTTGCTCCCGCGCTTATTCTTTCGGCCTGCATGTCCTCCGAGAAGGACGTCAACCTGGCGACCTATGTCGATCAGACCGAGCCGGCCGACGTCCTCTACAACCAGGGCCTGGCCAATATGAATGCCGGCCGCCTCGACGAGGCGAGCAAGAAGTTCGATGCGGTCGACCGCCAGCATCCCTATTCGGAATTCGCTCGCAAATCGATGGTGATGGGGGCTTTCGCCGACTATCGCGCCGGCAATTATGACGAGGCGATCGGCACCGCGAAGCGCTACCTGACGCTTTATCCGTCTACCGACGACGCCGCTTACGCGCAGTACATCATCGGCCTGAGCTATTACCGGCAGATCAAGGACGTCACCCAGGATCAGAAGGAGGCGCGTCAGACCATCCAGACCATGCAGGATCTGGTGACGCGCTGGCCGAATTCCGAATATGTCCCCGACGCCAAGGACAAGATCCGTTTCGCCAACGACCAGCTTGCCGGCAAGGAGATGCAGGTCGGCCGCTATTATCTCGAACGCCGCGAATACATCGCCGCCGTGAAGCGCTTCCGCACCGTGGTCGAGACCTATTCCAACACCCGCCATGTCGAGGAGGCGCTCGCGCGCCTGACCGAGTCCTATTATGCCATGGGCTTGACCTCGGAAGCGCAGACGGCCGCGGCGGTGCTCGGCACCAACTATCCGGACAGCCAGTGGTACAAGGATTCCTACAAGCTCCTGCAGAGCAACGGGCTTGAGCCGCGCGAGAATGCCGGATCGTGGATCTCTAAGGCCGGGAAGCTGATCACCGGCGCCTGAAGCTTGCGATGCTGTCCAGACTGTCGATCCGCGATATCGTCCTGATCGAGAAGCTGGACATCGACTTCCTGCCTGGGCTTTCGGTGCTGACGGGCGAAACCGGCGCCGGCAAATCCATCCTGCTCGATGCCTTGTCGCTGGCGCTCGGCGCGCGAGGCGACGCCTCGCTCGTGCGCCATGGCGCCGCGCAAGGCCAGGTCATCGCGGTGTTCGACGTGCCGCGCAACCATCCGGCGCGCGCGCTGCTAGCCGAAAACGACATCGAGGATGACGGCGATATCATCCTGCGCCGCGTGCAGACCGGCGACGGCCGCACCCGCGTCTTCGTCAACGACCAGCCGTCCAGCGTCACGCTGATGCGCGATGTCGGCCGCGCGCTGGTCGAGATTCATGGCCAGCATGACGAGCGCGCGCTGGTCGATCCCGGCGCGCATCGCGAATTGCTCGACAGTTTCGGCGGCCATCTGGGCGCCGTGCACGGCACGGGCGAAGCCTGGCGCTACTGGCGAAACTGCGAGCAGGAGCTTTCGCGGCATCGCGCCAAGGTCGAGGCGGCGGCGCGCGAGGCCGATTATCTGCGCGCTTCCGTGGCCGAGCTCGCGAAACTCGATCCGCAGCCGGGCGAGGAGACGGAGCTTGCCGAACTGCGCGCGCAGATGATGCGGGTCGAGAAGATCGCCGCCGAAATCCACGACGCGCAGGATGTGTTGTCGGGACCATCCTCGCCCTTACCGCAGCTTGCCAGCCTATTGCGCCGGCTGCAGCGCAAGGCGGGCGAAGCGCCGGGCCTGCTCGACGACGTGGTGAAATCGCTGGACGAGGCGATGATCTCGCTCGATGCCGCGCAATCCGGCGTGGAAGCTGCGCTTCGCGCCACCGAATATGATCCGCAACGCCTGGAGAAGGCGGAGGAGCGGCTTTTCGCGCTGCGCGCCGCCTCGCGCAAGCACAATGTCGCGGTGGACGATCTGGCGCAACTGCGCGACACGATGGTGGCCGATCTTGCCGATCTCGATGCCGGCGAGGAGCGGTTGCATGCGCTGGAAAAGCAGGCCGCCGCGGCGCGCGAGGCCTACGATATTTCGGCGGCGCAGCTTTCCTCGCTGCGCCAGGCGGCGGCATCGGGCCTGACCAAGGCGGTGATGGCGGAACTGCCGGCGCTGAAGCTCGAACGGGCCGAGTTCATCGTCGAGATGGGAAGCGATGCCGAAAGCCGCATGGAAGAAGGCATCGACCAGGTCGAGTTCTGGGTGCGGACCAATCCAGGCACCAGGCCGGGGCCGATGATGAAGGTCGCCTCCGGCGGCGAGCTCTCGCGGTTTCTTTTGGCACTGAAGGTGGCGCTCGCTGATCGCGGCTCGGCGCCCACCCTGGTTTTCGACGAAATCGACACCGGCGTCGGCGGCGCCGTGGCCGATGCCATCGGCCAGCGGCTGGCGCGGCTGTCGAAGCGCGTGCAAGTGCTTTCGGTCACGCATGCGCCGCAGGTTGCGGCACGCGCCGCGACGCATTTCCTGATCTCCAAATCCGGCGGCAAGGACCGTGTCGCCACCGGCATCGCCGAAATGGACCGCGCCGCGCGCCAGGAGGAGATCGCGCGCATGCTGGCCGGCGCCGTCATCACCGACGAAGCGCGCGCCGCTGCGGAGAGGTTGCTGCGCGAGAATACGGCCGCGGCCTAGGCTGTGCTGATATTCAGGTGAGGCCGGTCTGCGAACGGCGGTTTCCTGCGCTTCCGGTGCGTACTTCAAGTACGCTCCGCTCCGTTTCTCGGGAAGCCACCCCTTCTCGACTCGGCCTGACCTGAATCTCAACACATCCTTGGAGCTGGGTTCCCCCAGCCTGCAGGTTGAGTCAGCAGATGGCTGCATCTTGCTGTTCAGCAATGATTTTTGCGCAATCCGACTCCCTCGCGGCGAATCCTGATTTATAGTGGCCCGCCATAATTCGAGGACCGCGTTTCATGTCGGAAAAACCAGTCGAATCGCTGAGCGAGGGCGAGGCCACGGAGGAGCTGAAGCGGCTCGCGGCGGAGATCGCCGAGCACGACCGGCGCTATCACGCCGAGGACGCGCCGACGATCTCGGACGCCGAATATGACGCGCTGGCACGGCGCAACCTCGCCATCGAAGAGCGCTTTCCCGATCTGGTGCGCGAGGATTCGCCGTCGCGCCGGGTCGGCGCGCCACCGGCGGAGGGCTTTGCCAAGGTTCGTCACGCGGTGCCGATGCTCAGCCTTGCCAAGGCCTATACCGACCAGGATGTCGCCGATTTCATCGAACGCGGAAGGCGCTTCTTCGACCGCGACAAGGACCTCGACATCGCCTTCACCGCCGAGCCGAAGATCGACGGCCTGTCGGCCTCGCTGCGCTACGAGAACGGCGTGTTCGTGCAGGGCGCGACTCGGGGCGACGGCGCGGTCGGCGAGGACATCACCGCCAATCTGAAGACCATTGCCGACATCCCGAAGAAGCTGCAGGGCTCGGGCTGGCCGGAGGTCATCGAAATCCGCGGCGAGGTTTATATGACCTATGCCGAATTCGAGGCGCTGAAGCAGCGCTCGGCGGCTACAGGCGGCCAGGATTACGTCAATCCGCGCAACACGGCGGCCGGATCGCTGCGCCAGAAGGACCCGTCGATCACCGCCAGCCGCAACCTCAAATTCTTCGCCTATGCCTGGGGCTATACGACAGCAGATCCGGCTCCGACGCAGTACGATTCCGTGCAGAAGTTCAAGGAGTGGGGATTCAAGGTCAGCCCGCTGATGGTGCGGGCGAGGTCGATCGACGAGCTCATTGCGCATTACCACCGGATCGAGGAGCAGCGTTCCTCGCTCGGCTACGACATTGACGGCGTGGTCTATAAGGTCGACCAGCTTGAGTTGCAGCGCCGCTGGGGCTTCGTCACCGGCGAGCCGCGCTGGGCCGTCGCCCACAAGTTCCCGGCCGAGCAGGCGATGACGACGGTCGAGAAGATCGACATCCAGGTCGGCCGCACCGGCACGCTGGCGCCCGTGGCACGGCTGGCGCCGGTGACCGTCGGCGGCGTGGTGGTCGAGAACGTCACGCTGCACAATGAAGACTACATCAAGGGCTTCGACAGCAACGGCCAGCCGATCCGCGACGGCATCGACGTGCGCATCGGCGACACGGTGGTCATCCAGCGGGCAGGGGACGTCATCCCGCAGATCGTCAGCGTCGTCATCGACAAGCGGCCGGCCAATGCTGTGCCTTACGAATTTCCGCATACCTGCCCGGTCTGCGGCTCGCCGGCGACGCGCGAGATCAACGAAAAGACCGGCAAGGAGGATTCGCGCCGGCGCTGCACCGGTGAGCTGATCTGCGCCGCCCAGGCCGTGGAAGGGCTTCGCCATTTCGTATCGCGCGGCGCTATGGATATTGAGGGCCTCGGCGCGGAAAACATCGACCTCTTCTTCAATGCGGGACTGGTGAAGACGGCGGCTGACATCTTCACGCTGAAGGGTCGCCGCCCGGCCGTCACCAAGGCGCTGGCCGAGCGGCGCGAGGAGCAGGCGCGGCTGCGCGAGGAAGCCTCGGGCAAGACGCGCAAGAATGTGCGCAGCGTCGAGGAGCGCAACTATGAAGGCCTCGACAAGCTCTTCGCCGCCATCGACGCTCGCCGCGAGCCCGAGCTCGACCGCTTCATCTTCGCGCTCGGCATCCGCCATATCGGCGAGACGACGGCGGCCGTGCTTGCCCGCCAGTTCTCGACCATCGAGGAGCTGATCCGCGTCGGCAAGGAGACGGCAAAGGCGGAGGATCCGCACAGCGTCTTCCCGTCGATCAACGGCATCGGCGACACGGTGATCAACGCGTTGCGCGACTTTTTCGGCAATGAGCGCAACGACGACGTGCTGGATGCCTTGCTCGCGCAGGTCCACCCCAAGCCTTATGTCATGGAAATCTCGGCCGGCAGCGAAGTCTCCGGCAAGACGGTGGTGTTCACCGGCACGCTGGAAAAGATGACGCGCTCCGAGGCCAAGGCGATGGCCGAGCGGCTCGGCGCCAAGGTGGCTGGCTCGGTTTCGGCCAAGACCGACCTGGTGGTGGCGGGGCCCGGCGCCGGCTCGAAGCTGAAAGTTGCAAGCGAGCTCGGCATCGAGGTGATCGACGAGGACACCTGGCTGCAGCGCATCGGCAGGGCTGGCTGATGACTGGCGCGTTCAAGGGATTTGGGCCGAAGGCCATCCCGTTCCTCAAGGCGCTCGATTTCCATCAGAGCCGCGAATGGTTCCAGGAGAACCGCGACCTCTTCGACAGCGAGCTGCACGGACCGTTCTGCGATCTGGTCGAGACGCTCACCACGCGCTTCGAAGCAGCCAAGCTCGGGCTGCGCGGTGACCGCAAGAGGTCGCTGTTCCGCATCAATCGCGACGTGCGCTTCTCAAAGGACAAGCGGCCCTATAACCGGCATCTCTCAGCGATCCTGTCGCCCGACGGCACCAAGATGGAGCAGGGCGTCTTCTATGTGCATATCGGGCTCGAGCGCTGCTTCGCCGGCGTTGCCTGGTGGCAGCCAGCGCCTGAACTGCTGCAGGCGATGCGCAAGGCGATCGTCACCAAGCCGTCCGCGTTCCGCGCCATGGTTTCATCGCTCAAGAAGGCCGGGCTGGAACTCGATGCGGAAGACCGCCTGAAGCGGGCGCCGCGCGGCTTCGAAGACGTTGGCGACGAGGATCTCACCCAAGCGGTGCGCAACCGGCATTTCGTGGTCCGGCACGACATCGATCCGGCGACGATCCATTCGCCGGCGCTGGTCGACGATCTCGTCGACTTCACGCTTCGCGCCAAGCCGCTGCTCGACTGGGGCAGGGCGATCCAGGGGACGGCCGTTGCTGCCTGACGCCGCCATTCGACGGTCGCCAGGCGCTTACATCCGCATCAGCAGGCCGCCATCGACGGCGAGTTCGATGCCGGTGATGTAGCTCGCGGCGTCGGAGAGCAGGAAGAGCGCGGCATTGGCCATGTCCTGCGGCGTGCCGATGCGGCCAAGCGGCGCATAGTTCGCAACGGCGGCGCGTTTTTCCTCGGTGTCCCAGCGCGCCTGCAGCGGCGTCAGCGCCATGCCGGGGCAGATGGCATTCGAACGGATGCGCTCGCTCGCAAGCTGCATGGCGAGCGACTTGGACAGCGCGCACACGCCGGCCTTCGAGGCCTGGTAGGCGTCCTGCGGGTTGGGGTCGCCGCGATACCACTGGATGGTCGAGAAATGCACCATGGCGCCGCCGCGCCCGCCGGCGCGCATGTGGGGAACGACGGCGCGCGCCGTGTGCACGAAGGACTTCAGGTTGATGTTGAAGACGTCGTCCCAGACGCCGAGATCCATGTCGAGCGCCGACTTGTCGCGGCCGAACCACAGCACGCCGGCGACATTGGCCAGATAATCGATGCCGCCGCGCTCGCGGCCGGCGGCGCCGATGATCTGTTCGACGAAGGCGGCGTCGGTCAGGTCGCCCTTCGCGAAGGTCAGGCGATCGTCATAACCGGCAAGCGAGGCCGGACGTGTTTTCACGTCGATGGCGGTGACGGAAGCGCCGGCATCGAGCAACGCAAGCGCGATAGCCTCGCCCATGCCTCCGCCCGCGCCGGCCACCACCGCATGCCTGCCGGTGAAATCAAAGACGACCATCCGTCACCCCTCTTGATGTTGGCGCCAAGGCGCGATGGCGGGACAATAGGGGCGGATAAAAATTCCATCAAGCCGTATTCGAAAAAATTTGCCAAAATGGAAAATCGCGATATCGTGCCGCGATTGACGGCTTTCCTTTTGAGTGGATTCCAAGACCATGAACCTGCATTCCGGCGCGCGGACCTTCTCGGTGACCTCTCCTGTCGACGGCTCGATCTACGCCACGCGAAACTATGCCGACGGCGCCGTGATCGAGGCCGCGGTCGCCCGGGCTCGCGCAGCGTTGCCGGGCTGGCGGCGCACGCCGCTGGCCGAGCGCCTGGCGATCCTTCTGCGCTTCGGCGAGGAGATGAAGGCGCGCGCCGCCCCGCTTGCCGAAGCGGTGGCGTGGCAGATCGGCAGGCCCTTGTGGCAGGCCGACGAGACGCCCCGCTTGGCCCTGATCGGCGAACTGCTTGCAGGCGCTGCCCCGGAGACCTTGGCCGACATGCCGTATCCCTCGGATGAGAACATCCGCCGCTACGCCAAGCCGATGGCCGGCGGTCTGCATCTGTCGATCTGCGCCTGGAACTATCCGACCGCCATGCTCGGCTACCTGGTCACGTCGCCTCTTGCGGCAGGCAATGTGGTGATCTTCAAGCATTCGCCGCAGACGCCGTTGATCGCGGAGCTTGCCGAGGAGGCTTTCCGCGCGGCCGGCGGACCAGAAGGCGTGTTCCAGAGCCTGCATCTTGACCATCCGGACGCCGAGCGGCTGATCGCTTCCGGCGTCTTCAACGCCGTCAATTTCATCGGCTCGGTCAATGGCGGCCGGCGCGTGCATGCGGCAGCGGCCGGCACCTTCACCCAGGTGCATCTGGAACTCGGCGGCAAGGATCCGACCTATGTGCGCTCCGACGCCGACCTCGAAGCGGCTGTTCCGCTGATCGCCGAAGGTACTTATTCCAACGCCGGCCAGTCCTGCTGCTCGGTCGAGCGCATCTATGTCGATCGCCTGATTCATGACCGTTTCGTCGAGGCGCTGGTCGCCGAGACGGCGAAATGGTCGATCGGCCATCCAATCGGCGAAAAGCCGATGGTCGGCCCGGTGGTGCGTGGGGTTGCCGCCGACACCATCCGCGGCCTCACCGAAAGCGCGGTGCGAGCAGGGGCGAAGCGCCTGATGCCGCGGGATGGCGCCCTCAAGGCGGCAAGCCTCGGAACCGCCTATGTCGCGCCGGAGGTGCTGACCGGCGTCGATCACAGCATGCAGATCATGCGCGACGAACTGTTCGGGCCGGTGGCCTGCGTCCAGGCGGTCGGCGGCGACGACGAGGCGATCCGGCTGATGAACGACAGCGACTACGGCCTTAGCGCCTCTATCTGGACGCGCGATGTCGAGCGCGGCGTGGCCTTGCTCGACGAGGTCGAGGCCGGCACGGTCTATCTCAACCGCTGCGACCACGCGGACCTCTATCTGCCCTGGGGCGGCATCAAGAATTCCGGTCTCGGACGCACCAATGGACGCGCCGGCCTGATCGAGGCGACGGCGGCGAAGGCGTACCATGTCCGCTCCGTCATCGCCTGAGCGCCAAGGACATCCGGTCGTGCGGGACCTTGAAAAGCTGGGCGATGCGGCCGTCGCGGCGCTTGCAGCGGCCGGCGTGGAACGGTTGCTGCCGGACGCGACCAGCCCCTATCTCCTGATCGCCGAGCATGCCGGCAATGTCGTGCCGGCGCCGTGGCGCGACCTTGGCTTGGCGGAGCCCTATCTGGGCACGCATTTCGCGGTCGATATCGGTGTCGATGCGCTGACGCGGCGGCTCTCGCGAACGTTGCGCGCGCCGGCCGTGATCGCGCGCTATTCGCGGCTGTTCCTCGACTATAACCGCCCCGCCGATGAGTGGGATTTCATGCGGCCGGACCTCGGTGGCATCCCGGTGCCGGGCAATCTGGCGGTCGATGCCACTGATGCAAGGCTGCGCAAGCTTGTCGCCTGGGCGCCGGTCGAACGGGCGATCATCGAAGTCGCCGCCGGCAGGCGCGCGCTGATCTCGGTGCACTCCTTCACGCCGGTGATGGGCGGGGTGAAGCGCAATGTCGATATCGGCGTGCTGTGGCGGGAACAGTCGCCCTTCGTCAATTCAGTGCTGAAAACGCTGGGCGCACAGGGCGCGGAAGCAAGCTTCAGGATTGGTGACAACGAACCCTATGATTGGCGCCAGGCCGTGGGCTACACGCTGAACTGGCATGGGCTGCAGCAGGGCCGGCCCTGCCTCTATCTCGAGGTCCGCAACGACCTGCTTGCCGATCCGGAAACGTTCGAACGCGTCAGCCGCCTTCTTGAAAATGCCTTTGCCACCGTCGCGATGTCCCTGTGGCCGCAATCAGCCGTAGCCGTCTAAAGGCTGGACGCTCAAATGGCGGGCCGCTAGAGCGTTTCACCGTTTCACGGAAACGGCGAACCGCTCTATCTCATTGTTTTTACGCAATTCCGGACGGAAAACCGCTCACACTTTTCCTGGAATTGCTCTAGAGCTTGTCAAATTGGAAACGACGGCCAAGGGCGTGGACGATGCAAGGCAATGTGGGCAGCAAGATCCGGGACGCGCGCAAGCAGCAGAACATCACCTTGCGCGACCTCAGCGAGCGCTCCGGCCTTTCCGTTTCGCAGCTCTCGAAGCTGGAGAACGGCAAGGCCAGGCTGACCGTCGACATCGCGCTGATGATCGCCGGCGTGCTGCACGTGCCGGTGGCCTCCTTCCTGTTCAGCCCGAAGCCCGGACCGCAGGCGCGCCGCTCGATCACGCGCGCCGGCAGCGGCATTCTGCATGAAGGCAACGCCATGGAATTCGAGGTCTTGTGCAGCGATTTCCGCGATAAGACCAACATTTTCTGGCGCGTCACGCTGCGCGCCAGAAGTTTTGAGGAAAACGGCGGCTGGCGCAGCCATTCGGGTGAGGAGTTCATCCATGTGCTGAGCGGCAGCCTGCAGCTGCACACGCTCCATTACGACCCGACGGTGCTGCAGCCAGGCGACAGCATCCTGTTCGACGGCGAGATGCAGCACGCTTATGTCGCGCTTGGCGACGAGCCCGTCATCATGCTGATGTCGAATACGGTGCCGCGCGACGGGCTGCCGCCGGGAACAGGCGCCTGACCGACGGTCCCGGCCCCCACTCAAGAATTTTTCTAAAATGGAAAAAAATACTTGTTCTGGAAAAGTCGGGAGACTAGCATCCTTTTGACCGGCCGACAGGAGAACAGCCAGCGGCCGGAATGGGAGAAATGACCGATGCTGTCGGTTGAGGCAGTCAGCAAGACATTCGGCGGCGTGCAGGCGTTGCGCAACGCCTCGCTGACCTGCGAGGCCGGCGAGATCCTCGGCCTCATCGGTCCGAACGGCGCAGGCAAGTCGACGCTCGTCAACGCCATCTCCGGCGTGCTCAAGCCGGACAGCGGCAGCGTGCGCCTGGCGGGCGAGGAGATCACTGGCCGCGGCCCGGAGCATTGCGCGCGGGCAGGGGTAGGCCGCACCTTCCAGACCATCAGGCTGTTCAAGGATCTGACCGTTCGCCAGAACGTCGAGGTCGCGCGTATCACCTGCCGCGCCGTACGCCCCGATGCCGCCAAGCAGATCGGCGTCGATCAGCTGCTGCAGCAATATGAGCTGGCAAGTTTCGCCGACAGTCCGGCCGGCACGCTGCCCTATGGCAGCCAGCGCCGGCTCGAGATCGCCCGCGCACTGGCGCTGGGGCCGTCGCTCCTTCTGCTCGATGAGCCGGCCGCCGGCCTCAACGAGGCCGAGTCGGAGACGCTGGCG
This region of Mesorhizobium sp. M2A.F.Ca.ET.046.03.2.1 genomic DNA includes:
- the lpxC gene encoding UDP-3-O-acyl-N-acetylglucosamine deacetylase, which translates into the protein MGLLLHDYQTTVKSRATLTGIGVHSGKTVTVHFLPADADTGIVFHLSNGGETRELRALVAEVGATDLCTMLGDPAGAHIGTVEHLMATVFGLGIDNLIIEIDGSEVPILDGSAMAFVEAFDQAGIETLAVKRRYIRVVKPVRVEAGASWAEFRPYDGTRFEVEIDFESPAIGRQQFASDINPDIFRRDIARARTFGFMKDVERLWAAGYALGSSLENSLVIGDDNRVINVGGLRYPNEFARHKTLDAMGDLALAGARFIGCFRSYRGGHRMNASALRRLLSDHTAFEIVETRRRERGRVAEMIAVSRPVYAPWVI
- a CDS encoding outer membrane protein assembly factor BamD yields the protein MFFSRVGQSVTPRRRVLLALSVVAPALILSACMSSEKDVNLATYVDQTEPADVLYNQGLANMNAGRLDEASKKFDAVDRQHPYSEFARKSMVMGAFADYRAGNYDEAIGTAKRYLTLYPSTDDAAYAQYIIGLSYYRQIKDVTQDQKEARQTIQTMQDLVTRWPNSEYVPDAKDKIRFANDQLAGKEMQVGRYYLERREYIAAVKRFRTVVETYSNTRHVEEALARLTESYYAMGLTSEAQTAAAVLGTNYPDSQWYKDSYKLLQSNGLEPRENAGSWISKAGKLITGA
- the recN gene encoding DNA repair protein RecN, whose translation is MLSRLSIRDIVLIEKLDIDFLPGLSVLTGETGAGKSILLDALSLALGARGDASLVRHGAAQGQVIAVFDVPRNHPARALLAENDIEDDGDIILRRVQTGDGRTRVFVNDQPSSVTLMRDVGRALVEIHGQHDERALVDPGAHRELLDSFGGHLGAVHGTGEAWRYWRNCEQELSRHRAKVEAAAREADYLRASVAELAKLDPQPGEETELAELRAQMMRVEKIAAEIHDAQDVLSGPSSPLPQLASLLRRLQRKAGEAPGLLDDVVKSLDEAMISLDAAQSGVEAALRATEYDPQRLEKAEERLFALRAASRKHNVAVDDLAQLRDTMVADLADLDAGEERLHALEKQAAAAREAYDISAAQLSSLRQAAASGLTKAVMAELPALKLERAEFIVEMGSDAESRMEEGIDQVEFWVRTNPGTRPGPMMKVASGGELSRFLLALKVALADRGSAPTLVFDEIDTGVGGAVADAIGQRLARLSKRVQVLSVTHAPQVAARAATHFLISKSGGKDRVATGIAEMDRAARQEEIARMLAGAVITDEARAAAERLLRENTAAA
- the ligA gene encoding NAD-dependent DNA ligase LigA — translated: MSEKPVESLSEGEATEELKRLAAEIAEHDRRYHAEDAPTISDAEYDALARRNLAIEERFPDLVREDSPSRRVGAPPAEGFAKVRHAVPMLSLAKAYTDQDVADFIERGRRFFDRDKDLDIAFTAEPKIDGLSASLRYENGVFVQGATRGDGAVGEDITANLKTIADIPKKLQGSGWPEVIEIRGEVYMTYAEFEALKQRSAATGGQDYVNPRNTAAGSLRQKDPSITASRNLKFFAYAWGYTTADPAPTQYDSVQKFKEWGFKVSPLMVRARSIDELIAHYHRIEEQRSSLGYDIDGVVYKVDQLELQRRWGFVTGEPRWAVAHKFPAEQAMTTVEKIDIQVGRTGTLAPVARLAPVTVGGVVVENVTLHNEDYIKGFDSNGQPIRDGIDVRIGDTVVIQRAGDVIPQIVSVVIDKRPANAVPYEFPHTCPVCGSPATREINEKTGKEDSRRRCTGELICAAQAVEGLRHFVSRGAMDIEGLGAENIDLFFNAGLVKTAADIFTLKGRRPAVTKALAERREEQARLREEASGKTRKNVRSVEERNYEGLDKLFAAIDARREPELDRFIFALGIRHIGETTAAVLARQFSTIEELIRVGKETAKAEDPHSVFPSINGIGDTVINALRDFFGNERNDDVLDALLAQVHPKPYVMEISAGSEVSGKTVVFTGTLEKMTRSEAKAMAERLGAKVAGSVSAKTDLVVAGPGAGSKLKVASELGIEVIDEDTWLQRIGRAG
- a CDS encoding TIGR02453 family protein yields the protein MTGAFKGFGPKAIPFLKALDFHQSREWFQENRDLFDSELHGPFCDLVETLTTRFEAAKLGLRGDRKRSLFRINRDVRFSKDKRPYNRHLSAILSPDGTKMEQGVFYVHIGLERCFAGVAWWQPAPELLQAMRKAIVTKPSAFRAMVSSLKKAGLELDAEDRLKRAPRGFEDVGDEDLTQAVRNRHFVVRHDIDPATIHSPALVDDLVDFTLRAKPLLDWGRAIQGTAVAA
- a CDS encoding SDR family oxidoreductase; the encoded protein is MVVFDFTGRHAVVAGAGGGMGEAIALALLDAGASVTAIDVKTRPASLAGYDDRLTFAKGDLTDAAFVEQIIGAAGRERGGIDYLANVAGVLWFGRDKSALDMDLGVWDDVFNINLKSFVHTARAVVPHMRAGGRGGAMVHFSTIQWYRGDPNPQDAYQASKAGVCALSKSLAMQLASERIRSNAICPGMALTPLQARWDTEEKRAAVANYAPLGRIGTPQDMANAALFLLSDAASYITGIELAVDGGLLMRM
- a CDS encoding aldehyde dehydrogenase family protein; protein product: MNLHSGARTFSVTSPVDGSIYATRNYADGAVIEAAVARARAALPGWRRTPLAERLAILLRFGEEMKARAAPLAEAVAWQIGRPLWQADETPRLALIGELLAGAAPETLADMPYPSDENIRRYAKPMAGGLHLSICAWNYPTAMLGYLVTSPLAAGNVVIFKHSPQTPLIAELAEEAFRAAGGPEGVFQSLHLDHPDAERLIASGVFNAVNFIGSVNGGRRVHAAAAGTFTQVHLELGGKDPTYVRSDADLEAAVPLIAEGTYSNAGQSCCSVERIYVDRLIHDRFVEALVAETAKWSIGHPIGEKPMVGPVVRGVAADTIRGLTESAVRAGAKRLMPRDGALKAASLGTAYVAPEVLTGVDHSMQIMRDELFGPVACVQAVGGDDEAIRLMNDSDYGLSASIWTRDVERGVALLDEVEAGTVYLNRCDHADLYLPWGGIKNSGLGRTNGRAGLIEATAAKAYHVRSVIA
- a CDS encoding N-formylglutamate amidohydrolase, with the protein product MRDLEKLGDAAVAALAAAGVERLLPDATSPYLLIAEHAGNVVPAPWRDLGLAEPYLGTHFAVDIGVDALTRRLSRTLRAPAVIARYSRLFLDYNRPADEWDFMRPDLGGIPVPGNLAVDATDARLRKLVAWAPVERAIIEVAAGRRALISVHSFTPVMGGVKRNVDIGVLWREQSPFVNSVLKTLGAQGAEASFRIGDNEPYDWRQAVGYTLNWHGLQQGRPCLYLEVRNDLLADPETFERVSRLLENAFATVAMSLWPQSAVAV
- a CDS encoding XRE family transcriptional regulator yields the protein MQGNVGSKIRDARKQQNITLRDLSERSGLSVSQLSKLENGKARLTVDIALMIAGVLHVPVASFLFSPKPGPQARRSITRAGSGILHEGNAMEFEVLCSDFRDKTNIFWRVTLRARSFEENGGWRSHSGEEFIHVLSGSLQLHTLHYDPTVLQPGDSILFDGEMQHAYVALGDEPVIMLMSNTVPRDGLPPGTGA
- a CDS encoding ABC transporter ATP-binding protein, with the translated sequence MLSVEAVSKTFGGVQALRNASLTCEAGEILGLIGPNGAGKSTLVNAISGVLKPDSGSVRLAGEEITGRGPEHCARAGVGRTFQTIRLFKDLTVRQNVEVARITCRAVRPDAAKQIGVDQLLQQYELASFADSPAGTLPYGSQRRLEIARALALGPSLLLLDEPAAGLNEAESETLAMAIEAIRRDIGCATIVIDHDLRFINRLCDRLCVMDQGQVIASGETEDVWRDPRVIEVYVGQSETA